One genomic region from Parerythrobacter aestuarii encodes:
- the rlmB gene encoding 23S rRNA (guanosine(2251)-2'-O)-methyltransferase RlmB, protein MAKGERKRAMRGRAGRMQGGRGSGRGTAGYVRLWGRHAVEAALLNPARQHRKLWATRDGIDSLDGELPPDFPVEYADVTDLARLVAKDAPHQGLVLECEPLPDQHIEDVVDDGRPVVVLDQVTDPHNVGAILRSAAAFDAAAIVTQDRHAPPESGVVAKSASGALERVPWIRVVNLARALDTLAERGYWRIGLTGHTETTLAEALPEGPVALVLGAEGEGMRHNIEQHCDALARLPISNAIESLNVSNAAAIALYAVSTRSE, encoded by the coding sequence ATGGCAAAGGGTGAACGCAAGAGAGCGATGCGCGGGCGCGCAGGTCGCATGCAGGGCGGTCGGGGCAGCGGCCGCGGCACAGCCGGCTACGTGCGACTGTGGGGTCGCCATGCGGTGGAAGCTGCCCTGCTCAACCCGGCACGCCAGCACCGCAAACTGTGGGCGACGCGCGACGGTATCGATTCGCTCGACGGGGAACTGCCGCCCGATTTCCCGGTGGAATATGCCGATGTCACGGACCTTGCCCGGTTAGTGGCGAAGGATGCGCCGCATCAGGGCCTGGTGCTGGAATGCGAACCGTTGCCCGACCAGCATATCGAAGACGTGGTGGACGACGGCAGGCCGGTTGTCGTGCTCGACCAGGTCACCGATCCGCACAATGTCGGGGCAATCCTGCGTTCTGCTGCAGCCTTCGATGCGGCCGCTATTGTAACGCAAGACCGCCACGCCCCACCTGAATCCGGTGTGGTGGCAAAATCGGCCTCGGGCGCACTCGAACGGGTACCATGGATCCGCGTCGTAAACCTCGCCCGCGCGCTCGATACGCTGGCAGAGCGTGGGTATTGGCGTATCGGCCTGACCGGGCACACGGAAACGACGCTCGCAGAGGCCTTGCCCGAAGGACCGGTTGCCCTTGTCCTTGGTGCAGAGGGCGAAGGCATGCGCCACAATATCGAGCAGCATTGCGATGCGCTTGCCCGCCTCCCGATCAGTAACGCAATAGAAAGCCTCAACGTGTCCAATGCCGCCGCAATTGCGCTATACGCGGTATCGACACGCAGCGAGTGA
- a CDS encoding HU family DNA-binding protein translates to MNKNDLISAVADASGLSKSDASSAVEGVFDSITKALSSGDEVRLVGFGTFSVAKRKASTGRNPRTGEPMTIKASNQPKFKAGKGLKDSVN, encoded by the coding sequence ATGAACAAGAATGATCTGATCAGCGCAGTCGCGGATGCGAGCGGCCTTTCCAAGAGCGATGCATCGAGCGCCGTTGAAGGCGTTTTCGATTCCATCACCAAGGCCCTCTCGAGCGGCGATGAAGTGCGCCTGGTCGGGTTCGGTACCTTTTCGGTTGCCAAGCGTAAGGCGTCAACCGGTCGCAATCCGCGGACCGGCGAGCCCATGACGATCAAGGCTTCCAACCAACCCAAGTTCAAGGCCGGCAAAGGGTTGAAGGACTCGGTAAACTAA
- the lon gene encoding endopeptidase La codes for MTQLFPLLPLRDIVVFPGMVVPLFVGRDKSVAALEAAMESSKDIYLLAQLDPACDDPERDDLHDVGVIAQVLQLLKLPDGTVRVLVEGQRRAAVKELRAEGDLMIAEVDAIVPEVVSGSEITAMMRSVVEQFGDYAKLNKRLGEGASDDLQDIDDAGQLADAVAAAISVKVADKQALLAEPDPRKRLEMVLSFMEGELSVMQVERKIRGRVKRQMEKTQREYYLNEQLKAIQSELGGSDGDDGDELAELTEKIEKTKLSKEAKVKANSELKKLRSMQPMSAEATVIRNYLDVLLGLPWGKKSRLKKDLGKAQDILDADHFALEKVKDRIIEYLAVQARTNKLKGPILCLVGPPGVGKTSLGKSIARATGREFVRQSLGGVRDEAEIRGHRRTYIGSLPGKIVTNLKKAGTSNPLFLLDEIDKLGQDFRGDPASALLEVLDPEQNAKFQDHYLELDVDLSEIMFVCTANSLNLPQPLLDRMEIIRLEGYTEDEKVEIATRHLLPKQVKAHGLKQGEFELTEAALRDLIRYYTREAGVRTLEREIAKLARKSLRKILENEVSTVTVTPENLADFSGVRKFKHGMGEEEAQIGAVTGLAWTSVGGELLTIESVTTPGKGEIKTTGKLGDVMNESVSAAFSFVKARSPAYGIKPSLFQRKNIHIHLPEGAVPKDGPSAGIGMVTSIVSTLTGIAVRPDVAMTGEVTLRGRVLAIGGLKEKLLAALRGGIKTVLIPEENVKDLAELPANVKEGLEIVPVSHVDQVLELALVQAPEPIDWSEADDLASQPAAEGAGNAPPPTAH; via the coding sequence ATGACACAACTCTTCCCACTCCTCCCCCTGCGCGACATTGTCGTCTTCCCTGGCATGGTTGTGCCGCTGTTTGTCGGTCGCGACAAATCGGTAGCGGCCCTCGAGGCCGCGATGGAAAGCAGCAAGGACATCTACCTCCTGGCTCAGCTTGATCCAGCCTGCGACGATCCCGAACGCGACGACCTGCACGATGTGGGCGTGATTGCCCAGGTGCTGCAGTTGCTGAAGCTGCCCGACGGGACAGTTCGCGTCCTCGTCGAAGGACAGCGCCGCGCTGCGGTCAAGGAGTTGCGGGCCGAAGGCGACCTGATGATTGCCGAGGTCGATGCGATCGTTCCGGAAGTGGTGTCTGGTAGTGAAATTACTGCGATGATGCGTTCGGTGGTCGAACAGTTCGGCGACTATGCCAAGCTCAACAAGCGACTTGGTGAGGGTGCCAGCGATGATCTGCAGGATATCGACGACGCCGGGCAACTGGCAGACGCAGTGGCGGCTGCAATCAGTGTCAAGGTCGCCGACAAGCAGGCCCTGCTGGCAGAGCCTGACCCGCGCAAGCGCCTTGAGATGGTGCTGTCCTTTATGGAAGGCGAGCTGTCGGTGATGCAGGTCGAGCGCAAGATCCGCGGCCGCGTCAAGCGGCAGATGGAGAAGACCCAGCGCGAATATTACCTCAACGAGCAGCTCAAGGCGATCCAGAGCGAACTTGGCGGGAGCGACGGCGATGACGGCGATGAACTCGCCGAGCTGACCGAGAAGATCGAGAAAACCAAGCTGTCGAAGGAAGCCAAGGTCAAGGCCAACAGCGAGCTCAAGAAGCTGCGCAGCATGCAGCCGATGAGCGCCGAGGCGACCGTCATCCGCAACTACCTCGATGTCCTGCTCGGCTTGCCGTGGGGCAAGAAGAGCCGCCTCAAGAAAGATCTCGGCAAGGCGCAGGATATCCTCGATGCGGATCACTTCGCGCTTGAAAAGGTCAAGGACCGGATCATCGAATATCTCGCCGTGCAGGCACGCACCAACAAGCTGAAGGGCCCGATCCTGTGCCTCGTCGGCCCTCCGGGCGTCGGCAAGACTTCGCTCGGCAAGTCGATTGCCCGCGCGACGGGGCGTGAATTCGTGCGCCAGTCACTGGGCGGCGTGCGAGACGAAGCCGAGATCCGCGGCCACCGCCGTACCTATATCGGTTCGCTGCCGGGCAAGATTGTGACCAACCTCAAGAAGGCCGGGACCAGCAACCCGCTGTTCCTGCTCGACGAGATTGACAAGCTGGGGCAGGATTTCCGCGGCGATCCGGCGTCGGCGCTGCTCGAAGTGCTCGACCCCGAACAGAACGCCAAGTTCCAGGATCATTACCTCGAACTCGATGTCGACCTCAGCGAGATCATGTTCGTGTGCACCGCGAACTCGCTCAACCTGCCGCAGCCGCTGCTGGACCGGATGGAGATCATCCGACTCGAAGGCTACACCGAGGACGAGAAGGTCGAGATCGCTACGCGGCACCTGCTGCCCAAGCAGGTCAAGGCGCATGGCCTGAAGCAAGGCGAGTTCGAGCTGACCGAAGCCGCGCTTCGCGACCTGATCCGTTATTACACGCGTGAAGCGGGCGTGCGTACGCTGGAGCGCGAAATCGCCAAACTGGCGCGCAAGTCGCTGCGCAAGATCCTTGAGAACGAAGTCTCGACCGTCACTGTCACGCCGGAAAACCTCGCCGATTTCTCCGGCGTACGGAAGTTCAAGCATGGCATGGGTGAGGAAGAGGCGCAGATCGGAGCGGTCACCGGGCTTGCGTGGACTTCGGTCGGCGGTGAACTGCTGACCATTGAAAGCGTGACCACGCCGGGCAAGGGCGAGATCAAGACTACGGGCAAGCTGGGCGACGTTATGAATGAATCGGTCTCCGCCGCATTCAGCTTCGTCAAGGCGCGCAGCCCGGCCTATGGGATCAAGCCGTCGCTGTTCCAGCGCAAGAACATCCACATCCACCTGCCCGAAGGTGCCGTGCCCAAGGATGGTCCGAGTGCCGGGATCGGCATGGTCACTTCGATTGTTTCGACGCTCACCGGTATTGCCGTACGGCCTGATGTCGCCATGACAGGTGAAGTGACCCTGCGCGGACGCGTGCTGGCAATCGGCGGGCTCAAGGAGAAGCTGCTGGCTGCATTGCGGGGCGGGATCAAGACGGTCCTGATCCCTGAGGAAAACGTCAAGGACCTGGCCGAGCTGCCTGCGAATGTGAAGGAAGGGCTTGAGATCGTTCCCGTTTCGCATGTCGATCAGGTGTTGGAGTTGGCGCTGGTACAGGCTCCGGAGCCGATCGACTGGAGCGAGGCCGATGACCTGGCCAGCCAGCCGGCCGCAGAGGGCGCCGGCAATGCGCCGCCGCCGACCGCTCACTGA
- a CDS encoding beta-galactosidase produces the protein MKLGVCYYPEHWPEERWPVDARTMREVGLDRVRIGEFAWSRIEAAPGRFEWDWLDRAIAVLADAGLEIILGTPTATPPKWLVDRMPDMVALDQLGRPRDFGSRRHYCFSHAGYREEARRITRAIATRYGRNPAIVAWQTDNEYGCHDTVQSFSPAARDAFRQWLAERYDDIGSLNAAWGNVFWSMEYRSFDEIELPNLTVTEANPSHWLAFRRFSSDQVMAFNAAQVEILRDLSPGRDITHNAMGFYTGYDHFALGAQIDVLGWDSYPLGFLEQFRFSDADKTTYARTGHPDIAAFHHDLYRGCAKDRRWSVLEQQPGPVNWARNNPAPLDGMVHLWTMEAAAHGAEMLCYFRWRQAPFAQEQMHAGLLRPDAEPAPALAEATASFEALERLGDTGKPVKQVAIVFAYDAEWITQIQPQGENLSALWAAFACYSALRERGLNVDFVPPGAPLDGYALVVVPCLPFAPDELVASLMACSAQVLIGPRSGSKTAELTIPEGLAPGPLSELAGLAVSRSESLRPGLTHAGNGWEVTRWLDHGEGAAAPELVCDDGVVASWKHGAVRYLAGWPEGSLIREVLSRAIADAGLDMPALPTGVRRVTTEAGSFWFNYGPDTAEVEGTLLHRANWRFVARS, from the coding sequence ATGAAGCTAGGCGTCTGCTATTATCCTGAACACTGGCCTGAAGAGCGCTGGCCGGTTGATGCCCGGACGATGCGCGAAGTCGGCCTCGACCGGGTTCGCATCGGCGAATTCGCGTGGAGCCGCATAGAAGCCGCCCCGGGACGTTTCGAGTGGGATTGGCTCGATCGCGCGATTGCGGTCCTGGCCGATGCCGGGCTCGAGATCATTCTTGGTACCCCAACCGCCACACCACCGAAGTGGCTCGTCGATCGCATGCCGGATATGGTCGCACTGGACCAGCTTGGCCGCCCGCGTGACTTCGGCTCGCGGCGGCACTACTGCTTCAGCCATGCGGGATACCGAGAGGAAGCTCGGCGGATCACCCGCGCGATCGCGACCCGCTATGGCCGGAATCCCGCCATCGTCGCGTGGCAGACCGATAATGAGTACGGGTGCCACGATACAGTGCAGAGCTTTTCCCCGGCAGCGCGTGATGCATTCAGACAGTGGCTAGCCGAACGGTATGATGACATCGGGAGCCTCAACGCCGCCTGGGGCAATGTGTTCTGGAGCATGGAGTATCGCTCCTTCGACGAGATCGAATTGCCGAACCTTACGGTGACCGAGGCGAATCCTTCGCACTGGCTTGCCTTTCGTCGGTTTTCTTCTGACCAGGTGATGGCGTTCAACGCGGCGCAAGTTGAAATCCTGCGCGACCTCTCGCCCGGTCGCGACATCACACACAATGCGATGGGCTTCTACACCGGCTACGACCATTTTGCCCTTGGCGCGCAGATCGATGTACTCGGCTGGGACAGCTACCCGCTCGGCTTCCTCGAACAGTTCCGTTTCAGCGATGCCGACAAGACAACCTACGCCCGCACCGGTCACCCGGACATAGCTGCCTTCCACCACGACCTCTATCGCGGTTGCGCAAAGGATCGCCGCTGGAGCGTGCTCGAACAGCAGCCCGGCCCGGTCAATTGGGCGCGCAACAACCCGGCCCCGCTCGACGGGATGGTTCATCTGTGGACCATGGAAGCCGCCGCGCACGGGGCTGAAATGCTCTGTTACTTCCGGTGGAGGCAGGCTCCTTTCGCGCAGGAGCAGATGCATGCAGGGCTGCTGAGGCCCGATGCCGAGCCCGCCCCTGCCTTAGCAGAAGCGACGGCATCCTTCGAAGCGCTAGAGAGACTGGGCGACACCGGGAAGCCGGTCAAACAGGTGGCTATCGTCTTTGCCTATGATGCCGAATGGATCACGCAGATCCAGCCGCAAGGCGAGAATCTGTCTGCGCTGTGGGCAGCTTTCGCCTGTTACTCGGCCTTGCGCGAGCGCGGGCTGAACGTGGACTTCGTCCCGCCTGGCGCGCCGCTCGATGGCTATGCACTGGTGGTTGTCCCCTGCCTGCCGTTTGCGCCGGACGAGCTGGTCGCATCCCTGATGGCTTGTTCCGCGCAAGTATTGATCGGGCCGCGATCGGGCAGCAAGACAGCGGAACTGACCATCCCCGAAGGGCTGGCACCCGGGCCGCTGAGCGAGTTGGCAGGCCTGGCCGTTTCGCGGAGCGAGAGCCTGCGACCAGGGCTTACGCACGCTGGGAACGGCTGGGAAGTGACCCGTTGGCTCGACCATGGCGAAGGCGCCGCAGCACCGGAGCTGGTTTGCGACGATGGCGTCGTCGCGAGCTGGAAGCATGGCGCTGTTCGCTACCTGGCCGGCTGGCCCGAAGGTTCGCTGATCCGCGAGGTTCTCAGCCGGGCGATCGCCGATGCCGGGCTGGATATGCCTGCCCTTCCCACCGGGGTGCGTCGGGTCACGACCGAGGCTGGCAGCTTCTGGTTCAACTACGGTCCGGACACTGCCGAAGTAGAGGGCACCCTGCTGCATCGCGCCAACTGGCGCTTTGTCGCTCGGTCCTGA
- a CDS encoding YbaB/EbfC family nucleoid-associated protein gives MKSMEEMIQAAQQAAETIQTQMNDAQVKLDSIEVEGVAGGGLVKVRCTAKGRILGVSIDESLMKPEEKQMVEDLVAAAFNDARGKADRASNEEMQKIQSGIGLPPGFNLPGMG, from the coding sequence ATGAAATCGATGGAAGAAATGATCCAGGCCGCGCAACAGGCGGCCGAGACGATTCAGACGCAGATGAACGATGCCCAGGTCAAGTTGGATTCGATCGAAGTCGAAGGGGTTGCAGGCGGTGGACTGGTGAAGGTCCGCTGCACGGCCAAAGGGCGAATTCTCGGCGTTTCAATCGACGAGAGTTTGATGAAACCCGAGGAAAAACAGATGGTTGAAGATCTGGTGGCTGCTGCGTTCAACGATGCGCGTGGGAAGGCGGATCGGGCGTCGAACGAAGAGATGCAAAAGATTCAGAGTGGGATTGGCCTGCCACCCGGCTTCAATCTTCCGGGGATGGGATAG
- a CDS encoding TonB-dependent receptor produces MKYSLFASTALAACAFVSAPAIAQDADTAAEPEVDDNIIIVTATRRAEDVQDIPLAVTAVSPAQLDRQGVVNVQNITSVSPSFSTSNAQLASGSVVLRIRGVGTTSNNIGFESAVGIFIDGAYQSRPGVALSEFVDVERVEVLRGPQGTLFGRNTSAGALNITNRRPDLSEFGGFANATYGNRDLLSIQGAVNLPVVQDSVAVRLTGAYRERDGYYTLLNGAGQEIGESNGADQFLVRGQVGWETDSGIKGRIIADYAESNAPFGAALEVLQSPVETFGLFAAVGLGARGGMSGPVVATDPFDTTTAQAAADSRIATVSFEPITKVENWGITGELEIPLGAAADLIYIGSYRSFSSFEAYDSDFSGLDVFSVTGNVTDIETMTHELRVQGDAWGGRLEWLVGAYYSDEDITQAASFELGEDYGELIGALFFAPTGGALGANPLTLLSGGVDPAGTTNTNLYSQSSKSWSLFTHNTLEITDGLDFTVGLRYSDESKDGAFAQGNNSNTICPAILASIGAGAVPAPLIPNVFGTGCFAFTAPADLPAAAVFPLPRTFAGEFSDSELIYTVKLAYEFAAPINVYASFTHGYKSGGFNLDSTAAAGGADPRFASEEVDAYEIGMKARLLDNAVTLNVAAFREEFSNFQVLEFTGAQFTTFNVPKANTQGVEIESTIRPNDNFTFNLGLTYTDAAYPADCAGTLTSPNVLALCGNSLTNAPEFVGIAGGLYETEIGNSLRVFINGQVRMESDRRTSTQAVDPSNLAARIPVPFDQQDGNVKINLRAGLGDIDKAWTIEAWATNITNQITRGVTFNTVLRSGSRSAFIQEPRSYGLTVRTQF; encoded by the coding sequence ATGAAGTATTCGCTGTTCGCCAGCACGGCGCTTGCTGCCTGTGCATTCGTTTCCGCTCCGGCCATAGCGCAAGACGCAGATACGGCTGCGGAGCCGGAAGTCGATGACAACATCATCATCGTGACCGCAACCCGCCGCGCCGAAGACGTGCAGGATATCCCTCTGGCGGTGACTGCAGTCAGCCCGGCGCAGCTCGATCGCCAGGGTGTCGTCAACGTCCAGAACATAACCTCGGTCTCGCCGAGTTTCTCGACCTCGAACGCCCAGCTGGCTTCGGGCTCGGTCGTGCTGCGTATCCGTGGTGTTGGTACGACCTCCAACAACATCGGCTTCGAAAGCGCGGTCGGTATTTTCATCGACGGTGCCTACCAGTCGCGTCCGGGCGTTGCACTGAGCGAGTTTGTCGACGTCGAGCGCGTCGAAGTACTGCGCGGCCCGCAAGGCACGCTGTTCGGGCGCAACACCTCGGCCGGTGCACTCAACATCACCAACCGTCGTCCCGACCTGAGCGAGTTCGGCGGCTTTGCCAACGCTACCTACGGCAATCGCGACCTGCTGAGCATCCAGGGCGCAGTGAACCTGCCGGTGGTGCAGGATAGCGTGGCCGTTCGCCTGACCGGTGCCTATCGCGAGCGCGATGGCTACTACACCTTGCTGAATGGCGCAGGCCAGGAGATCGGCGAGTCCAATGGCGCAGACCAGTTCCTCGTCCGTGGTCAGGTCGGTTGGGAAACCGACAGCGGAATCAAGGGCCGTATCATCGCCGACTACGCCGAGAGCAACGCGCCCTTCGGTGCAGCGCTGGAAGTACTGCAATCGCCGGTCGAAACCTTCGGTCTGTTCGCTGCAGTCGGTCTGGGTGCACGCGGCGGCATGTCCGGCCCGGTCGTGGCAACCGATCCATTCGACACCACCACCGCACAGGCTGCTGCCGATAGCCGCATTGCAACTGTCAGCTTTGAACCGATCACCAAGGTTGAAAACTGGGGTATCACCGGCGAGCTGGAAATTCCGCTCGGTGCAGCGGCAGACCTTATCTACATCGGTTCCTATCGCAGCTTCAGCTCGTTCGAAGCCTATGACTCCGACTTCTCGGGCCTCGACGTGTTCAGCGTGACGGGCAACGTCACCGACATCGAAACCATGACCCACGAACTGCGCGTGCAGGGCGATGCATGGGGCGGCCGCCTGGAATGGCTGGTCGGAGCCTATTACTCCGATGAAGATATCACCCAGGCCGCTTCGTTTGAGCTTGGCGAGGACTATGGCGAGCTGATTGGTGCATTGTTCTTCGCGCCGACCGGCGGTGCCCTGGGTGCCAACCCGCTGACCCTGCTATCGGGCGGTGTCGACCCGGCTGGCACGACCAACACCAACCTTTACAGCCAGAGCAGCAAGAGCTGGTCGCTGTTCACCCACAACACGCTCGAAATCACCGACGGCCTGGATTTCACCGTGGGCCTTCGCTACTCGGATGAGAGCAAGGATGGTGCGTTTGCGCAGGGCAACAACAGCAATACGATCTGTCCGGCGATTCTTGCGTCGATCGGCGCAGGTGCGGTTCCGGCTCCGCTGATCCCGAACGTTTTCGGTACCGGCTGCTTCGCCTTTACTGCTCCGGCTGATCTTCCGGCTGCAGCAGTGTTCCCGCTGCCACGCACCTTCGCTGGTGAGTTTAGCGACAGCGAACTGATCTACACCGTCAAACTCGCCTACGAGTTTGCCGCCCCGATCAACGTCTACGCCAGCTTCACTCACGGCTATAAGTCGGGCGGGTTCAACCTCGATTCCACTGCTGCTGCTGGCGGTGCCGATCCGCGCTTCGCATCGGAAGAAGTCGATGCCTATGAAATTGGCATGAAGGCACGCCTGCTGGATAATGCGGTCACGCTCAATGTCGCCGCATTCCGTGAGGAATTCAGCAACTTCCAGGTGCTCGAGTTCACCGGTGCGCAGTTCACCACGTTCAACGTTCCGAAGGCCAACACCCAGGGTGTTGAAATCGAATCGACCATCCGGCCGAACGACAACTTCACCTTCAACCTCGGCCTGACCTACACCGACGCCGCCTATCCGGCAGATTGTGCGGGCACGCTGACGTCGCCGAACGTCCTCGCGCTTTGCGGCAACTCGCTGACCAACGCTCCGGAATTCGTGGGTATCGCCGGCGGCCTGTACGAGACGGAGATCGGCAACTCGCTGCGCGTCTTCATCAACGGCCAGGTACGCATGGAGAGCGATCGCCGGACGTCGACCCAGGCGGTCGATCCTTCGAACCTCGCTGCACGTATTCCGGTTCCGTTCGACCAGCAGGATGGCAATGTGAAGATCAACCTGCGGGCCGGTCTTGGCGATATCGACAAGGCGTGGACGATCGAGGCTTGGGCGACCAACATCACCAACCAGATCACCCGCGGCGTGACCTTCAACACCGTGCTGCGTTCGGGCTCCCGGTCGGCGTTCATCCAGGAACCGCGCAGCTACGGCCTGACGGTACGCACCCAGTTCTAA
- a CDS encoding DNA polymerase III subunit gamma/tau, whose translation MGDSPDSNDTPPWEDGEEENAPSAAELEAAGQNSMFGEPAAPTAEAQPVEVPPAPAPASTPEPSKQPYRVLARKYRPQTFSELIGQEPMVRTLANAIARDRLAHAFLMTGVRGVGKTSTARLIAKALNCIGPDGQGGPTIDPCGQCEPCTAIAEGRHIDVIEMDAASHTGVDDVREIIEAVRYAAVSARFKIYIIDEVHMLSRNAFNALLKTLEEPPAHVKFLFATTEVDKLPVTVLSRTQRFDLRRIPTDLLQSHFGWVCEQEGVDAEAEALALIAGAAEGSVRDGLSILDQAIAHADLDTESKVSAARVRDMLGLADRGAQRRLLATVLEGDSTALLAAIADQYSLGVEPLALMRSQMELVHRVTLAQVGADLPGIVSEEEQAALADWSGRMTAGQLHRLWQLLLKGYDEVKAAPDPLVSAQMALLRLLHAADLPDPGKLAKKLESLAQNPPALTPADGAHGAVQSDAAPVSAQPSNETVDFASLVAQVENAGQVLVASIMRLQLRVIECGAGKLVYARAPGYNDEIAPQLRDGLLAATGQRWQVEQREVDSDAAPTLVEQAEAREKAIRSRIEGHPMVQAARAAFPDAEIINEDDADTPRPQWSKSA comes from the coding sequence ATGGGTGATTCACCGGACAGCAACGACACTCCCCCGTGGGAGGATGGCGAGGAAGAGAACGCTCCTTCCGCAGCCGAGCTTGAGGCTGCCGGCCAGAATTCCATGTTTGGCGAACCGGCTGCGCCGACTGCCGAGGCGCAACCCGTAGAGGTGCCCCCGGCACCTGCTCCCGCTTCGACGCCCGAACCCTCCAAACAGCCCTATCGCGTCCTTGCCCGCAAGTACCGCCCACAGACATTTAGCGAACTGATCGGCCAAGAGCCGATGGTGCGAACGCTCGCCAACGCCATCGCGCGCGACAGGCTGGCGCATGCCTTCCTGATGACGGGCGTACGCGGGGTCGGCAAGACTTCGACCGCACGCCTGATTGCCAAGGCACTCAACTGCATCGGGCCTGACGGGCAGGGCGGGCCGACGATCGATCCGTGCGGCCAGTGCGAGCCGTGCACTGCGATCGCCGAGGGCCGCCACATCGATGTGATCGAGATGGACGCTGCCAGCCACACCGGTGTCGACGATGTGCGCGAGATCATCGAGGCTGTGCGCTATGCTGCGGTTTCCGCGCGGTTCAAGATTTACATCATCGACGAAGTCCACATGCTCTCGCGCAATGCATTCAATGCGTTGCTGAAGACTCTTGAGGAACCGCCCGCGCATGTGAAGTTCCTGTTCGCGACGACAGAAGTGGACAAGTTGCCGGTCACTGTCCTGAGCCGAACCCAGCGCTTCGACCTAAGACGCATTCCCACCGACCTTCTGCAATCGCATTTTGGCTGGGTGTGTGAGCAGGAAGGCGTCGACGCCGAAGCGGAAGCGCTTGCCCTGATTGCAGGTGCGGCCGAGGGATCGGTTCGCGACGGGCTTTCGATCCTTGACCAGGCGATCGCCCATGCCGACCTCGATACGGAGAGCAAGGTTTCTGCTGCGCGCGTGCGCGACATGTTGGGGCTGGCCGACCGCGGAGCGCAGCGCCGGTTGCTGGCTACTGTGCTCGAAGGCGATTCGACAGCCTTGTTGGCAGCGATTGCGGACCAGTATTCTCTCGGCGTGGAACCATTGGCGCTCATGCGCTCTCAGATGGAGCTGGTGCATCGCGTTACGCTTGCCCAGGTTGGAGCAGATCTTCCAGGCATCGTGAGCGAGGAGGAGCAGGCCGCGCTGGCTGATTGGTCCGGGCGCATGACGGCTGGGCAGTTGCACCGGCTCTGGCAATTGTTGCTGAAGGGCTATGACGAGGTGAAGGCAGCGCCCGATCCGCTGGTTTCCGCACAAATGGCGTTGCTCAGATTGTTGCACGCCGCCGATCTGCCAGACCCCGGTAAGTTGGCAAAGAAGCTGGAAAGCCTGGCGCAGAACCCGCCTGCACTGACACCAGCCGATGGCGCTCATGGTGCCGTGCAATCCGATGCCGCCCCCGTTAGCGCGCAGCCTTCCAATGAGACCGTCGATTTCGCAAGCCTTGTGGCACAGGTTGAGAACGCGGGTCAGGTGCTTGTTGCCAGCATCATGCGATTGCAGCTGAGAGTGATCGAATGCGGTGCGGGTAAGCTCGTCTATGCGCGAGCGCCAGGCTACAATGACGAAATCGCACCGCAACTGCGCGATGGCTTGCTGGCTGCAACCGGGCAGCGATGGCAGGTAGAGCAGCGCGAAGTCGACAGCGACGCAGCGCCGACACTGGTCGAACAGGCGGAGGCGCGCGAGAAGGCGATCCGGTCACGTATAGAAGGTCATCCGATGGTTCAGGCCGCTAGAGCGGCGTTCCCGGATGCAGAAATCATCAATGAAGACGATGCGGACACCCCCCGTCCGCAATGGAGCAAGAGCGCATGA